Below is a window of Janthinobacterium lividum DNA.
GAACGGGCAGGTAGTCGGACGGGTACAGCGCCGTCAGCACATAGGCGGGACCTTTGTCACGCGGCAAGGGCAGGTTCAGGGCCAGCCGCGGCACGTCGTCCGGCGCCATGAGCAGGCTGGTCAGCCGCGGCTTGCCATAGTCGCGCGTGCGCTCCATGCTGGCGGCCCATTTTTGCGGCAATGGAGGCGGCACCTGGCCGATGGGCAGTGTCGTATTGATCAACTGGCGGCCCTTGGGGTCGGAGACGATGAAGCCGCTGACGGCCAGGCCCGGCTGCAGCAGGCTGCCGGCCAGGGCCCGCAGGGTGCCGGTGTCGTCGGTTTGCAGGGCGGGCGAGGCGGCCAGGATGCGCGCGGCCATCTGGGCGCCGCTCAAGTCGCGCTCGACGGCGGCGGCGACCGCCAGCGCAGCCTGCGCCGTTTCGCCGACGACATGGTCGCGTTCGCGCGTGTAACTGTGCGCCACGAGCAGGAGAAACACGAGCGCCGTCGGAATGACCCAGGCGAGCACCAGCCATGAAATTCTTGAGCGTATCGAAGGCAAATCTTGCACCCGGAAAGCTCCCAGAATGGATGAGTCGACAGGCAGGCTCACGCTGGCGCTGGCTGACCTTGAATGAAAAGATGCTAGACGAAATTGATTGTTCTGACAAGCCTAGTTTCTGGAATGGAAAAAAGCTTGTGTAAAGGTATACAGAGGAGGGGGCGCCCATCCCGCCGTGGCGGCGGGATGGCAAGGCGGCTTACGGGACCACGGTCAGCACATCGACATCGATTTCCGGGCTTTCCATGAAGTCTTTTTCCACTTCTCCACGGATTTCCACCTGGGTTTTGGCGTCGATCTTGCGGTTCATGAAGACCTTGTCGTCGATGTCCACGCGAATTTCCGCCGTGCCATCGGAGAAGGTGTATTTTTCCTTGCCGACTTTGCGCAGCAGGTGGCCGCGCAGCACGACGGCCTGGTCGTCGACGGGATTTTTCAGGATGGCGGCCACACTGCTGGGCGCGGTCGGGCCAGCCGTCGGTCCCACGTATTGGGCTTGTGCGCTGCCGGCCAGCAAGGCGCTGGCGGCGGCCAAGGCGACGATGAGTTTGCGGTGCAATGACATGGTATTCCTTTGATAGTGACCGACGTGTCAGAAAAAGACGGCGGTGCGGGGGATGATAGCACCGGCATTGCCATAGGGCATGTTTGCCCGGACGTTGCCCGTGCTGGCCACGCCATCGTCGAGTTTGCTGTCGATCTGCTCGGCGTAGCTCTCGGGCAAGTTGTCGAATCGGATGCCGTTGCCGGCGCGCCCACCCACTTCATCGTTGTACAGGTAGACGGCGCCGCCCTGGGCGCTGGTCATGAATTGCGAGGTGCCGTTGTAGGAGCCGGTAATGAAGCCGCCCAGCGCCAGGTGCTGCGGCGCCAGCGTGAATTCGCGCGGCTGGCCGTCGCCGATCTGGCCGTCGCCATTGCCGTTGCCGGCCGAGTTTGGCACGTGGGTGGTGCCCTGGAGATCGTCGCCGGGCAGGGCGCGGAATTTGTCCTGGTAAGCGTTGACGGCGGCCGTCAGCGCATTCGACTGCTGGATGATGTTTTTCACCTTGGCGCTGTCGATCAAGCCTTGTCCCTTGAGCACGCCACCGAGCAGCAAGCCGATGATGACCAGGACGATGGCGATTTCTACGAGCGTAAAGCCGTGCTGGCGGCGTGGGAGCATGGGATTTCCTTGGAAAAAAAGTGCTGGGACTTGGTATGGCAGTTTACTGCAATTGGCGCCGGATGCGCACGGCATTTCAGGCTGCGGGTCATGGCGGCATCTTTGCTTTCTTTACGGCAATTTGCTTGGCAAGTTCGTCGAGCCGGTGCGCCAGGAAGGCCAGCTCGTGCGGGTCGCTGATCTGGCCGCTGGCGATCAGGCCGCCGATCACCAGGCGGGCGCTGTCGAGCTGGTCCATGTCTTCCAGGATGAACGCTTCCATCTCGCGCACCCAGGATGGCACGTGCGGTCCTGTCGCCAGCCGGCGCAGCGCGCGCGCGTAGCCGAGCGCCAGCGGCAGGTCGTGCAACTGGTGTTTTGCCACCAGCACGGCCTGCGCCATGGCGGGCCAGCGGCGCTGCGGGTCGGCCGCAAAGCTGGCGGCGACAAAGGCCAGCATGCGCCGCGCGCGCTGCGGATCGGCCACGCCCGCGTACACCTCGCTGGCGGCCACCAGCGCATACTGGCTGCGCGGATCGAGCGTTTGCGCCGTCTCCAGCCAGCCGGCCAGGCGGTCGTAGTCGAGTTCGCGCCAGGGCAGGCTGACGCCGGGCTGGTCCTCGAACGACTGCAGGTACAGCAGCATGGCCTTCGACATGGCCAGCGGCTCGCCCAGGCTGGCCAGGCGCGCGACCCCGGCTGACGGCGCGACAGGCAGGGGGCGCGCCTGTGCCGGAGCGTGCTGCTGCGCCAGGCGCCAGCCCAGTTGCAGCAGCAGGCATGCGGCCAGCAGCCAGCACAGGGGGCGCGGCACGCTCGACCAGGGACGCGGCGAGGCGGCCATCAGATGTTCCTGCGGTAAAAGTCGCACAGCGCGCAGCTGGTCAGCAAGGCCACATAGATGATGGTTTGCGCCGCCACGCCGGCCAAGGCTTGCCAGTCGCCGGTGGCGTACAGCAGCCAGTCCGTGCGCGTAAAGGCGTCGAGGCGGGGCAGGAGCAGGGCCAGCACGTCGATGGCGCCCGCCGTGGCCCGCTGCAGCCAGGAATCGCCCGCCTGCGCGCCGTGCGCCAGCAGTTGCAGGCTGCCCAGCATGCGCGCCAGCAGATAAAAGCCGCCCGTGGCGGCCAGGGCGGGCAGGGCCTGTTGCAGGCTGCTTGCGCACAGCAGGCTGAAGGCGGCGACGATCCACAGTTCTCCCAGCAGCGACAGCGCCCACAGCGCGCTGTGCGCGGGCGCGGTGAACAGCGCCATCAACAGACCGAACAGCAAGGCGGGCACGGCCGCCAGCACCCCGTAGCCCAACAGTTTGCCCAGCAGATAGGCCACGCGCGGCATGGGCAGTGCCAGCAGTAACTCGAGGCCCCGGTCGGCCGCTTCGCGCGCCATGCTGGTGATAATGAACGTGGCCAGCAGGAAGACGCTGGCCAGGCGCAGGGTGGCCGCCAGCAGCGCCGCCTGCACGGCGCCGCTTTCCGTCAGCGCCAGTTGCTGCAGGAAGCCGGCCAGGGCGGCGGCGCCGCAGGCGGCCAATACGAACAGCCATGGCAGGCGGCTGCGCAGCGCTTCGAGCAGCGTGTAGCGGGCGATGGTGAGGGCGGGAAAGAACGTTGGCATCAGCGGGGCAGCCTTTGCGCCGCCACCATGCGGTTGAACAGGATGTTTGGCGACAGCCAGGTGACGAGGTCATCGAACTCGCCGCCCGGCTGTTGCGGGCCGCTGGCGGCGCGGCTGATGACGGTGGTGGCGTTCGAGGCATTGTTGCGCTCGTCGATATTGTTGCTGAATGGCACAGCCTGGCGCTGGCCCTGCACGCCAGTGGCGCCGAAACCGTTCTTGCCGTGCGACATGATCATGGCGGGGATGTCGTTCAAGGCCGTCGCCTGCAGCAGCGGGCCGCCATTGCGCGTGACGATGCTGATGTCGCGCGGCGTGGCCAGGCTGAAGAGCTGGCCGCTGTCGCTGAAGGCGGGCGTCACGCTGTAGCGGAACAGATTGCTCCAGCTGTCGGCCTGGCGCAGTCCCAGGGTGGCCCACGGCAGGAAGCCGGCGCGTTTTTCACCATTGCAGCGGGTGCCGCGCCGGTCTTCCAGGCCACTCATGGCGGAAATGGCGGGACAGGGCAGGTAGCCGTAGCGCAGCGCGTAGCCCGTCAGCGCTTCCTTCGCTTCATTCAGCGCCTGTTGCGTCTCGGCTACCTTGCGCTGTTCCAGCTGCACCGTCAAGGGCGTGACCAGACCGCCTATCATCAGGCCGACGATAACCAGCACGATGGAGATCTCGATCAGGGAGAAGCCGCCCTGGCTGCGACGGGTACTATCCATATTGCTCATGGCAGGTTGCGCGCGGCGCGCATGCGTTGGTACAGGGTGGGCAAGGTAATCCAGGTCAAGATGTCGTCAAAGGTGCCGCCCGGCAGCGTCGCATTGTCGCTCGCGGGGCGAGCGATGAAACTGCGGCTGGCGCTGTCGTTGGCCGCTTCGTCGAGATTGCCGCGCACCGTATTGCGCTGCCGCACGCCGCTGACGGCCGTGCCGTAGTGATCCTTGCCTTGCGAAAACAGCACGACAGGCAGGCACTGGGCGCTGACGTCGCATTGTTCCTGTCCCGCCACGTAGAAGAAGTCGCCGCGGCCGTCGCGTTCGAGGACTACCCGGTTGGCGATGGCGGAAAACGAGACGATGGGGGTGCGCGCCATTTCCGGCGTGACGCTGTAGCGCAGCAGCTTGCCCCAGGCGTCGCTGCCGTCCACGCCCAGCGCCACCCACGGCAAAAAACCGCTGCACTCGGCATCGTCGGCGCAGTCGGCGGCCCGTTCGCGCCCATCGAGGGCGGAGGCGGCCGGACGGGGCAGGCGACCTTTTGTGGCGGCAAAGCCCAGCAAGGCTTCGCGCGCCTGCGCCAGGGTCGCCAGGGTGCGCTGCTGGCGTTCGGCCTCG
It encodes the following:
- a CDS encoding ABC transporter permease; the protein is MPTFFPALTIARYTLLEALRSRLPWLFVLAACGAAALAGFLQQLALTESGAVQAALLAATLRLASVFLLATFIITSMAREAADRGLELLLALPMPRVAYLLGKLLGYGVLAAVPALLFGLLMALFTAPAHSALWALSLLGELWIVAAFSLLCASSLQQALPALAATGGFYLLARMLGSLQLLAHGAQAGDSWLQRATAGAIDVLALLLPRLDAFTRTDWLLYATGDWQALAGVAAQTIIYVALLTSCALCDFYRRNI
- a CDS encoding NirD/YgiW/YdeI family stress tolerance protein, giving the protein MSLHRKLIVALAAASALLAGSAQAQYVGPTAGPTAPSSVAAILKNPVDDQAVVLRGHLLRKVGKEKYTFSDGTAEIRVDIDDKVFMNRKIDAKTQVEIRGEVEKDFMESPEIDVDVLTVVP
- a CDS encoding type II secretion system protein, with the protein product MDSTRRSQGGFSLIEISIVLVIVGLMIGGLVTPLTVQLEQRKVAETQQALNEAKEALTGYALRYGYLPCPAISAMSGLEDRRGTRCNGEKRAGFLPWATLGLRQADSWSNLFRYSVTPAFSDSGQLFSLATPRDISIVTRNGGPLLQATALNDIPAMIMSHGKNGFGATGVQGQRQAVPFSNNIDERNNASNATTVISRAASGPQQPGGEFDDLVTWLSPNILFNRMVAAQRLPR
- a CDS encoding prepilin-type N-terminal cleavage/methylation domain-containing protein translates to MLPRRQHGFTLVEIAIVLVIIGLLLGGVLKGQGLIDSAKVKNIIQQSNALTAAVNAYQDKFRALPGDDLQGTTHVPNSAGNGNGDGQIGDGQPREFTLAPQHLALGGFITGSYNGTSQFMTSAQGGAVYLYNDEVGGRAGNGIRFDNLPESYAEQIDSKLDDGVASTGNVRANMPYGNAGAIIPRTAVFF